Genomic window (Dasypus novemcinctus isolate mDasNov1 chromosome 10, mDasNov1.1.hap2, whole genome shotgun sequence):
tggactgtagtttacattatagttataGCTACTAtgttttaaagaatctttagattacctagattacagaaataaaaataatcctaCATGCCCACTGCCCCCCAAATACCCCCTCCCagtactttcccacattaataacatctttcataaatttggtacatttgctacaattgatgagcacatattgaagcattgttactaaccatggactatactttacattatagttataGCTACTACCAAAAGTGGTTGGGAGAATGGAGTGAGATTAAGTATGTAGAGTCTAATTGTAGATAGCAAGTAACTATCTGGTAGTTTGAGGTTGCCAGTTTTGTAACTCAtaaattcatagagtcataaTATGTTACAGCTGGAAGGATCTTGGAGAGTGTCTAGTGCAAGAATAGCCAGTATTCTATGAATAATGAGTTTTCAAATGGAGTCTGCAAATAAACAGCATTCTTATCTACAACTACTACTTGTATTCTAGGGGTACAAATGTAATAATAATAGAACCAGTACAACTGTTACCACCaagatttctatttttctagAATTAATCCTAGCCATTCATTCAACTATGTTTGTATGTCATTCCATGCCCTCAGTACTCATGCAAATTCCCTCAAGGCCTTTTCTTTAAACCTTAATTTCTGAATCTTCTCCGTTTTCCTTATGTTGCTCTGATCTTGACTTTCTCCAAATTCTTCCCATAATTTGATGTAGTCTGACCAGAAGTCTGATCAGAATCTGGTAGGGCACTTCCAGAGTGGCAAGGTGGTGGAAGCTGACTAGGGGAACAGAGTATCAAACATGGAAAAGAGTTTGTCCCAATCCCACCACACTTCCCAATGGAGACAAGAATGAGCTCCCACTTCTCACCTTGCATCCTCTTTAATCATCTTCTGTATAGTCACTGCAGAATAAAAGAGCCAATCAAATGTTGTGTACAAGCCTCAAAtgcatttaaactttttttttaaagatttattttatttatttatttctctccccttcccccccaccccagttgtctgttctctgcatctatttgctgcgtcttctttgtccgcttctgttgttgtcaacggcatgggaatctgtgtttctttttgttgtgtcatcttgttgtctcagctttccgtgtgtgtggcaccattcctgggcaggctgcactttctttcgcgctgggcggctctccttttggggcgcactccttgcgcgtggggctcccctacgcaggggatgcccctgcgtggcacagcactccttgcgcgcatcagcactgtgcatgggccagctccacatgggtcaaggaggcccggggtttgaaccgcggacctcccatgtggtagacggacgccctaaccactgggccaagtctgccgccgcATTTAAACTTATTAGTGGTTTTTTTTCAAACACTGTCTTCATCCAATGGCATAATCCTAAAGTCTCAAAACATCATCtttcaacattttaatattttcacttgCTCTTTTCCAGATTTACTCTCTCTTCTCTATCTCTGGTAAGATTTTACTCTACCATTCATTTGAAATTTAATTACCCAGACCTGCTCTTTACCACTATCCAAAACAAACAAGGTGTCACTTGATTAGCAAGCGTAGCCAAATTTTCTTCATATCTAGGGAAAGTGAATTGCTTTCTAACAAACTAGAGAAAGCTTTGAAAGTAGTAGGATgtgctttaaaggaaaaaaaaactatattagATATCAGGAAACACAGTTTCTGCTACTAGTTTGCCTTTGTGATCTTGAGCAAAGCATACCTCTAAAGTTTTGTCATCTCACAATTATGGGATTGTATCTTAAAATCCATGTAGGGCCTATATAATTCTAATATTATTGGGgagtcattaaaaaatatggtttCCCTTAcataaattgtatttcttcttaatcTACTACAGCCAATGCAGTGGGCTGTCCATCTATTCTTAATGAATTAATAATCCTCCTAATGGGTAATGAAGATGTCTACAAGATTTTACTTGAATCCTATACTCCACCTCTGGAAGTTATTGAGGACAAGACGGAAGTGAAGAAATGTATAGATCAGATCTCCGGCCAGTACAAATGCCGTCTTGTAACCATAGAggtaatttcattctttttgtatgCATGGAGGCTTCTGAGCAGTTTAATAGCCAATAATAAGGCCAGCTTGCTCTTTTGCAGTGGGCACAGGTGATGGACACACATATCTTGCTTCTCTCATCTTGATAATTGATCAATAGCCACAGTGTTGAAGTTATCGGAACACCTGCAGAATTAAATTAAGGCTTCACAGAGCATCCTGGTACAAGTCCTTCCTTCTCAGCTCACCTCCCTGGTTTCCATATTCTGTATAGTGTCCTGAGAAGGGCAACAACCAGGGCCCCGCACAGAGATATTGAAGAGCCAGAGCACAACTGCCCACCTGCCTGTGGCCATTCCTGAAAGCACGTTCCACTTGCCCAGTTGGATGCACGCACCAGTAGAATCTCATCAggactcttaggaacactgaacAAGGAAGACAGATGGGAGGGAAGGGAATTAGATCCAGGCCTCTGCTAGAACTGAGGGTGGCAGCCGAACGTTTCTCCAGTTTCAACAGTACCACAGAGCCAAGAGGTACAGCTGCAAATGCTCACAGAAGATGCATCCTCAGTGCTGAGAGGCACATCTGCCATCAGGCAGAAGTCCCACAATATAAGGCTGAGAATCTAAAGCAGTGCTTCCCACAGTACCCTCCTCTACCACGAATATCTCAGCCCTGGGCCCCCCATTGGAAAAGAAATGTAGAGACCACTGACCTGGGACATCAGAGGAAAGAAGTCCTGGGCTTCCATTTCCAACTCCTTACTCCTTCTTCCATTAGGAATCTAAGCCATACTCTTGCGTTACTCTGGGTTTATTTGCCTGACTTTAGAAATGGTTCCTTCTTTGTTGTAATGGTACCAGGTCTATGTCCTAGTTGCTGTTGAATTTCTGTCTTCAGTCCTTCCAGATTGCCTCTTGTTGGCAGAAATTCCATTGACATCTTGACTGCAAATGATTCTGTGTGTTAACATGTTGTCTCTGTGAGTAGTTGACTGATctcactttttgttgttgttgttttaggaagAAGTTGTGATGAATTGTGTTGTACCAACTTCATCCGAACTTACCTCTGTCCTTCAATGATCTGCTCTTCACCAAGTAGCACAAGGGTTTCAATGTCTTGCTTCAATAAATTACTTGGCATTGCACTTCTCCACTTGTCTTGTTATTATCCAACAGTCTCAGAACTTGAGTTGAGGGTAGTTTTCATAAAAAAGTGGACACATGGTGTTGTCAACTGAAAATTTCAGAAAACCAACATCCAGTAACCCATGACAGCATGAGATTCAGGGATGGCAAGAGAGAATAATTGGCTGGGAATCACCCTCGGTAACACTACATTTTCCCACTCATCGTCCATGACTAAAAATGATGGTTAAAAGGATAAAAGCAATTAAAATGTGCCTGCAACAATTCTGACTTTGGAGGACATACACAGCCCACCTGGTTGGCTCATCATGTGGTTCAAATCCAGCAGCACTATTAATATTATATCCTCTTAATAAGCACAGCTTCCTACCTTGCCCCTTCTCTGTGGTTTAATTCATAATTCATGTCCTGTGTAAATCATATCCCATATACTCCTCAATCATCTCCAGGGTTGAACTATcagttaacttttttttgtttacaTACTCAGAGAGCTCATCACATCTGTACCACTCATCAACACCATAGCCTAATCCTTCTTCCCTCCACCTCTCCCTTGAACTCTAGAACCATGTACCCAGCTGACAACTCCACAAATCCATTCAAGCACTCCACAGTGATTCAAAAACAATATGTAAAAATCTGATCACATTGTCCACCCCCAAACCTAGTCTTCCTTCCATGAGCCCCACCATTCTTGCTAATCGAACCACCACCTATCAAGTCACCTGATTCAGACAGGGTGGAGATAACACAGGCTCTGTATTAGTTTCTGGTCATTGCTATAACAAATCACAAAAACATAGTGGCTTAAAACTATTTATTTTCATgaagttctggaggccagaaatcctCCATCAAGGTGTCAGCAGTTCTGTGCTCCCTCTGAGGGTCTGGGGGGCAATCTGTTCATTGCTTCTTCCAGCATCTGGTGGCTGCTGGCATTCTTTTGCTTGTGGCCCTATTGTCCAATCTATGCCTCTGTAGTCACATTTTTCCCTCTTCCGTCTGTGTGTCAACTGTCTCTCTGCCTCCTTCTTATAAGAATATTTCTGATTGCACAACATGGATAATCCAGGTTGATCTCCCATCTCGAACTTCTTAACTGTAGCTACAAAGTCCTTTTCCTCAGCCTCCGAGATTATACTTCTTATAGTCTGCTGTCCTTATTAATGACAAGGTGAGCCTCCGAAAGTTAAAATGTGACCCTGATATTCTCTTTACTACCCTTCAAATGCCTACAGGGCATGGATCCCCAAACATTTCATGTCAAAAGACTGATTTTTAATCCTAAAAGACCCTCATATGATAATAGGTATAATTGCTTAAGACTTGATGAAAAGATTAGTGTGCAACAGTTATTATGAATTCAACAATGCTTTTTAAATAGATTAGTATTTTTAATCATATCAGGAAATATGTACACTGAAATAGTACCTAAGCATTTTACATATTGAGTCTACACTCTGTGCTTGGTGGAAACAAGAATTAACAGAGCCTTGGCGGACCTCTGAGAAATGTAGATTGCACTAGTTCCCCACCCTGGGCATTACACACAGTGACTTGCACGACCCTGTCTGGTGTGCCCCTCTCACCTCATCTCCCTGCTCTTCCAGGCATTCTTTGTTCCAGACATCACTCCATATGCCACTGGCTTAGGCATTACTTGGATTCACACCCTCGTGTGGGGCATCTGAGGTTTCCCCTGCCTCTGTCCTTTCCTGCCCTAGACAGCTGGGAACCTCATCCACAGAGTCCTTTCACATGTCTTCTCCCTCCTCTGTGAAGCCTTTTCAGACACACACACCCTAAAATAAACCTTTGTACACAGACGGACACTTTACACATACCTACATTTcctttgttattttcattttgcccTTCTGTGATATAGGATATATATCACAGGTTTGTGAGAACACATTGTCAGTTAATATGTGTAACACTCGATAAAAATTCGTTATCATTGTCTTTGGTTCTTAAAACTAAGAATTTCCATTTATCAAGCTCCTGTATTTGCCAGGCATCATGCTGGAAGTTTTATATGTCCTGCGTCATTCCATCCTCACTACTTCTCAAGAAGCTAGGTCATCACCCCTATTTAGTATGGGGGTGTTAAATGCGCTAGCTTAGTGCCCGATCCAGGCACTGTTTGGGAATCAACTGAGAAGATTTCCAAAGCGATGATGCCTGGGACCCACTCCAGGAAAATTATATCAATATCTGAGCAAGTAGAAACCAGGCACTCCCCATTTCCTCACCTCCTACTTCTATAGGTTAGCCACTCAGTGCATTGTGGAGGTAGAGCTGAGAGGATCAACAGTTTTCGCTAAGACTAGGAGAAACACCAGCATCATCCTGGCTGTCCACCTTGAGAACTTTCTCTTTGGCCACCTCTCTAGGTCTCCAGGCAAACCATTGCAGAGCATTCATTAGTTTCGCCATTATAAAACTGATTACATTAGAGTTACTTTCAGCATGATTTTCTTTCATGAACTGCTGCTAAAGAGTATGAGGTAGGATCAGGCAAGACTCCACAGAGTGCAGCTATCTGAGAGGCAACAGGAAGTTAAATGCAAAGGTGAAAAGGCCTGCATTTTAGTTCCCACAGGATATCCACCCCTAGAGCTATCAGCACCCCAAAGTCAGACACCTCTAGGTGTCAACTCTCTCCTTCACTCACcacctgtatttcttctttattgcAGATATCACTAATTTTTAAGAAACTCTTGTTCAAAATTGAGGTTTATCAAGTACAGAAGATTTCCTCACGCAGGGTCTCTTGACTTTCTCCCCGGGCCTCTCCCACAATCACTGTGCTGAATTTGTTTCCTGGACAAGGATTATCATCCTCTGCCCAGGCTGTCCCTTCAATGCTCTTCTCCCTACAATCCATTTTACGCTCTGACAAGGCTCTGAAAGCAAAGCTCTGATTTTTGTGATAGGCTTCCTTCAAATAAACCTCCAATGGCTCTCTATTTCCTGTGAGATAAAGCTCCATGTCTCCatccaaaaattaaaatactcAGGCCTTTGTAATAATCAGAGCTTCGCCTTGattcaaaattaaagctttctctTTACATTTTCTCCTTGCTTTTTCATTATTCCTCCTCTAGCTAACTAACCATGGTTTCTGACTCGTACAGGGTTAGGGCATTGGAAAATAGGAGAGACAGGAGATAGGAAAGTTCTTAATCGACTCGTGCTGTTTTGTGATTAGTTCAGAATATCTGAGCCGAGCAGATGTTTTCTCCCATGGACTATGTTCATGGGTCCTTCATGAAGCCTTCATTCCAGCTCGCCCTttgtgcttatttatttattttattaggccAGTAATAGAGTTTAGTGAGGCAAGGGGGAAAAGAATAGAGCTTGTTgagaatgggagagaaggacagataAAAGCATGGAAATTTAATGTGGGCCCCTCTAGGCAGAAAGCTCCCTTGGTGCTTTAAAGAAATATTCCAAGAATGACAAAGAgctctggaaaaagaaaaagtgtgacAGCTGGAAATTTTAATTCAAGAGttggaagataaaattaaaagagaagaaaaatcagcaGTATATACACAGAGCAAAATTTAAAGACATGAAAAATATGAGATAACAGGGAAGAGCCCTGAGTATCAGTCAGGATATCCAACTAATAGGATTCCCAAATAGGAAGGACACTGTTCGGAGGAAAATCACCAAAGAAATAATACAATTATTAGAAATGACAGGTATGAGATCGAATAGGCCCACCAGTTCCCTCACTAAAAATTTTCATGGAAATAATTTGGAACATCATCTTAAATAAAAGTACTTTTTTTCCAGAAGAAATATTAAGTCATATCCAAGAATGGGAATTAAAAATGACATCTAAATAAGAAGGTAGCAGGCAatgcagaaaaactcaaaattcaGAGGACTTTCAACCTATAATTCTATATAGATATAATTCTTTAGCCAAACAATTATCTTTCAAGCATGAAGATAGAATAGAACAAAAATAtctacagaaatgaaaactctttaaaaatttttattttcaatgacTATTTTCTCAGAAATTTACTAGAAGATGTTCTAAACAAAAAAGAGGGAGtacaacaagaaagaaaaaggtatAGCATCCAGTAAACAGTGGATTTAATATAGAAATTAACAAATGCCGAAAGTTCATGACTCAATAAAGAATAGTTCACAATAATTATTTGGTACCCTGTAGATAAATACTAGAAGAAGAGTGAAAGACATTGAAGGAGCATAGGACAAGGTGATATGGATCAGACAGGACAGGGAATTATTTCTTTGCATTACAACCTTTTTTGCACcactttccttttcaaaatatgtacttgtatatacttacaatgttaacattttgaaaaatccAGGAGGATGGGAgacatttaaaaaggaaggagGGGATAGAAGAAAAGGAGCAAAACATCCACAGAGAGATTATTtagcagaaacaaatgaagatGCTGCAAATTATCTCAGGTCAACTCAGAACCTATACCTCAGCCAAAACCTAGGAGCAGCTTGGcctatttgttgaaagaattcatCGATTTTCTTAGGGTATTATGTATCATGTTGAATGACATAAGACAGAGAACTGAAGATTCAAGGTGCTTCACTAAGAACAAGTTTTTCATACTTATCAAAGGCTGATAGAAATTCATAGAACCATGTTCTTCTGTGCTGTGCATTCTCCAGGGAGGAAGGCTCTGTGCAGGAGGTGATGGTTGAGTT
Coding sequences:
- the LOC101422337 gene encoding secretoglobin family 1D member 2-like isoform X2, with the translated sequence MRAQHGMAANAVGCPSILNELIILLMGNEDVYKILLESYTPPLEVIEDKTEVKKCIDQISGQYKCRLVTIEEEVVMNCVVPTSSELTSVLQ
- the LOC101422337 gene encoding secretoglobin family 1D member 2-like isoform X1, whose amino-acid sequence is MRLGILFLLVTLALCCYQANAVGCPSILNELIILLMGNEDVYKILLESYTPPLEVIEDKTEVKKCIDQISGQYKCRLVTIEEEVVMNCVVPTSSELTSVLQ